A region from the Prevotella melaninogenica genome encodes:
- a CDS encoding helix-turn-helix domain-containing protein, which produces MGQKKEHSNLIKEHLKKRGITQTWLAKELGMSFSITNAYVCNRKQPNLVTIFKVADLLGVSPKELVI; this is translated from the coding sequence ATGGGACAGAAAAAAGAGCATAGCAACCTTATCAAGGAACATTTGAAGAAGCGAGGTATCACCCAAACGTGGCTTGCCAAAGAGTTGGGTATGAGTTTCAGCATCACCAACGCCTACGTTTGTAATCGCAAGCAACCTAATCTTGTCACCATCTTCAAGGTAGCAGATTTGCTCGGTGTATCTCCTAAAGAGTTAGTGATATAG
- a CDS encoding DUF3853 family protein — MTINELLDKPVWQMTGEELLFLAQHGNISTSRESTKVSSSKEEKRYVYGLAGIARLFGCSLPTANRIKQSGKINRAITQVGRKIIVDADLALELAGRKIGGRG; from the coding sequence ATGACGATAAACGAATTACTGGACAAGCCTGTTTGGCAGATGACTGGTGAAGAATTACTTTTCCTTGCACAACATGGTAATATTTCCACGAGCAGGGAATCAACAAAGGTTTCCTCCTCCAAAGAAGAAAAGCGATATGTGTATGGATTGGCTGGCATAGCACGTCTTTTCGGATGCAGCTTGCCCACAGCCAACCGTATCAAGCAGAGTGGTAAAATCAATCGTGCCATTACACAAGTGGGGCGTAAGATTATTGTTGATGCCGACCTTGCGCTGGAATTGGCAGGGCGAAAGATAGGAGGACGAGGATGA
- a CDS encoding DUF262 domain-containing protein, with protein MDNSIYQYAIGELLDGRYFYIPSYQRGYRWTVKQVGDLLRDLLCFTNDFANEGKEKKQDQFYCLQPIIARSITDKEKLKFIFKDKYNDDIKERGVWEIIDGQQRLTTIYLLYKYLMDQKGWDAETLKEEEDGKELYHICYATRDGSAKFLESMSMRTIKDSSEDDFKENVDFFHMANAFKYISEWIKTDGKAINIRYQLGGSLDNIRTSFFKLLNGMSDTKGGSVQVLWYEIAESKEKNNIKEFQKINTGKIRLTDAELIKGLFLLKKNFTAGDKYIKQSELALEWEFIENTLHANNFWYFLQKKGFDLPNRIDFLFNLIYKKNVLKEVPEEEWDNILKVVDEKLMDTRQSEIFRFYYNRFEGKIGEDLQLEVAEAWNEVMELFRTLDDWFSSPSTYNFIGLLSQCGEDLCRLVLHFDYMPELSSRADFERYLKKRISYHLRGIKVDKDKKLILNTYKEHDNIYKLLLTLNIHLLNEQNQKLESDSDVYKFPFDVLSAQNWDIEHIDSFHTNALKREEDKIEWIKTAMEYRSEELSQEERKQIQQNLEEKGYDIVIDILKKNAKEVEADEEIKNSIGNLTLLDATTNRMYGNSLFCTKRHIIIERIKQGVFVPIATQYIFAKFFDQKGTNHSLWTEEDMNAYHRYVYDVIINYISNEENDQ; from the coding sequence ATGGACAACTCTATATATCAATATGCAATAGGCGAGCTCCTTGATGGAAGATACTTCTATATCCCTTCCTATCAAAGAGGTTATCGTTGGACTGTGAAGCAAGTTGGAGATTTACTCCGAGACCTTCTATGTTTCACAAATGACTTTGCAAATGAAGGGAAAGAAAAGAAGCAAGACCAGTTCTATTGTCTTCAGCCAATTATTGCACGTTCAATTACTGACAAAGAAAAGTTGAAATTCATTTTTAAGGATAAATACAACGACGACATCAAAGAACGTGGAGTCTGGGAGATCATCGATGGGCAACAGCGATTAACCACCATATACCTTCTGTACAAATACCTTATGGATCAGAAGGGATGGGATGCAGAAACGCTGAAAGAAGAAGAGGACGGTAAGGAATTGTATCATATTTGCTATGCTACTCGTGACGGTTCTGCTAAATTCCTTGAAAGCATGTCCATGAGAACAATTAAGGATAGTAGCGAAGATGATTTCAAGGAAAACGTAGATTTTTTCCACATGGCAAATGCTTTCAAGTATATTTCTGAGTGGATAAAGACGGACGGAAAGGCAATCAATATCCGCTATCAATTGGGAGGAAGTCTTGACAATATTCGAACCTCTTTCTTTAAGTTGCTCAATGGAATGAGCGACACTAAAGGAGGTTCTGTACAAGTGTTATGGTATGAAATAGCTGAGAGCAAGGAAAAGAATAACATTAAGGAGTTCCAAAAGATAAATACAGGCAAGATTAGGTTAACTGATGCTGAACTTATCAAAGGCTTGTTCCTGTTAAAAAAGAATTTTACCGCTGGCGACAAGTATATCAAACAGTCTGAACTGGCTCTGGAATGGGAGTTTATAGAGAATACACTCCATGCCAACAATTTCTGGTACTTCCTTCAAAAGAAAGGCTTTGATCTGCCTAACCGAATAGACTTCCTCTTTAATTTGATATACAAGAAGAATGTATTGAAAGAAGTGCCAGAAGAGGAATGGGACAACATTTTGAAGGTTGTTGACGAGAAGTTGATGGACACCAGACAGAGTGAGATCTTCCGTTTCTACTATAATCGATTTGAGGGGAAGATTGGTGAGGACTTGCAACTTGAAGTTGCAGAAGCATGGAACGAGGTCATGGAACTGTTCCGCACACTCGATGACTGGTTCTCTTCCCCATCCACCTACAATTTCATTGGCTTGTTAAGCCAGTGTGGTGAAGATTTGTGTCGATTGGTCCTCCATTTCGACTACATGCCCGAACTGTCAAGTAGAGCTGACTTTGAACGTTATTTGAAAAAGCGCATATCTTACCATCTTCGCGGTATCAAGGTAGACAAAGACAAGAAGCTTATCCTTAATACTTATAAGGAGCATGACAACATCTACAAACTACTGTTGACTTTGAATATTCACCTTCTGAATGAGCAAAACCAAAAGCTCGAATCTGACTCAGATGTATATAAGTTCCCATTTGACGTACTCAGTGCGCAGAACTGGGATATTGAACATATTGACTCTTTCCATACTAATGCACTAAAAAGGGAGGAAGACAAGATTGAGTGGATCAAGACTGCAATGGAATACCGCTCTGAAGAACTGTCCCAAGAAGAGCGTAAGCAGATTCAGCAAAATCTGGAAGAAAAAGGTTATGATATAGTTATTGACATATTGAAGAAGAATGCCAAGGAGGTTGAAGCTGATGAAGAAATTAAAAACTCCATCGGAAACTTAACCCTTCTTGATGCAACTACCAACAGAATGTATGGAAATAGTCTTTTCTGTACCAAACGCCATATTATCATAGAGCGTATCAAACAAGGTGTATTTGTTCCTATTGCTACACAATACATCTTTGCAAAGTTCTTTGACCAAAAGGGAACCAATCATTCTCTTTGGACAGAAGAAGATATGAATGCGTATCACAGATATGTTTATGATGTTATTATAAACTATATAAGCAATGAGGAGAACGATCAATGA
- a CDS encoding CHC2 zinc finger domain-containing protein, which yields MEIQNIKQISITDYLQQQGYSPARVQGIHFWYCSPLRNESTPSFKVNTERNQWYDFGSGEHGDIIDLVCALHRCTISEAIRLLSGAKQVAHQEFSFGGERKISERKLEILSAQPLSNPYLFRYLAARAIPLPVASAYCSEVLFQNMKRTYYAIGFANDALGWEIRNMYFKGCIAPKAVTTIKRGTDRLQIFEGFMDFLSWQTLNPSSTSDAIVLNSLALLPRIQEKIKSYKQVEGFLDNDDAGRKSFAVLKQICPQIVDGSTRYLEHKDLNEWLVTQSQLKCKQPLSPTTKRGIRR from the coding sequence ATGGAAATACAAAATATCAAGCAAATCTCTATCACAGATTATTTGCAGCAACAGGGTTATTCACCTGCACGAGTACAAGGAATTCACTTTTGGTACTGCTCCCCACTACGCAACGAAAGTACACCATCCTTCAAAGTCAATACAGAGCGCAACCAGTGGTACGACTTCGGCTCAGGCGAACATGGCGACATCATCGACCTTGTATGCGCTTTACATCGTTGCACTATCAGCGAAGCCATCAGGCTTTTGAGTGGTGCTAAACAAGTAGCGCATCAAGAATTTTCTTTTGGTGGTGAAAGAAAAATCTCCGAGCGCAAATTGGAAATCCTATCTGCGCAACCGCTCTCCAATCCCTATTTGTTCCGCTATCTCGCAGCACGTGCTATTCCTCTTCCCGTAGCCAGCGCCTACTGCTCGGAAGTTCTATTCCAAAACATGAAACGGACATACTATGCCATTGGATTTGCAAACGATGCTTTGGGATGGGAAATCCGCAATATGTACTTCAAAGGATGCATCGCCCCAAAGGCTGTTACAACGATTAAAAGAGGAACCGACCGCCTACAAATCTTTGAGGGATTTATGGATTTTCTTTCGTGGCAAACGCTAAATCCTTCTTCAACCTCCGATGCCATAGTTCTTAATTCTTTGGCTCTTTTGCCACGCATACAAGAGAAGATAAAAAGCTACAAGCAAGTAGAAGGTTTTCTGGATAATGACGATGCCGGGCGTAAATCTTTTGCCGTTTTGAAGCAAATATGTCCGCAAATCGTTGATGGTTCTACACGCTACCTAGAGCACAAAGACCTTAACGAATGGCTCGTAACTCAATCCCAACTCAAATGCAAACAGCCGTTATCACCGACCACGAAGCGTGGTATCAGAAGATAG
- a CDS encoding DUF262 domain-containing protein: protein MKVKVSQIIIPKIQRPYAQGRLDGICTYIRNTLLNEMFENFKTDEIFDFNFIYGIVRPSNDEYVMELLDGQQRMTTLFLVYWYITNCELTEDEEENKVIRDALHRFVYETRSTSTVFCHKLASYRIDLSGQTPSKVIRQAKWYFKSFDRDSTITAMLTMLDAIHERYINQDNKALYTKLANIQFYVKSLGFFNLSEELYIKMNARGLQLSPFENFKADLTNYIGGIDYPPFKEQVPLYCKDSEEQVEFHFNFSVKLDAKWIDIFWRKGFENFDASYMSFFSRFFACKYIISTKDIVNDRDIRQDSTLRKIYTDAESRTEANEYLGFQEFKSILTNHPEYVLTLDKVLDTFYQYDFKDSKKAIYEMLVPTWEKPSLEGDDFYSNINTKMTHIKLITFGAVIEFIEAFKSFDTEAFKQWMRIVWNVVENTNIDSLTPVSSLIRKFSAIIHSIAKRLSDGDSFYYALSLWKEDNTDERENRALLEEVLKASRIAENDEWLPIFEDAEKHPYFRGMVMFFYKEGMSLSDYQHSLSLAKDMFDESGISPAYRQDHLLIRAIASQFVTWDDIRNRFITERAETNKYLKNILASNNSVRKMLTNVLESDNVETVKKGLSEYIDNAENFTSWPGTSDVEIEYCNMAVNRIRHDIKLYDWIATEEASGKAVLRIYWYEGHIMFAVPRKQYAKVALDTERAKIANTIANNYGFDYHDLNQLDMYKQYGDSFGNEIWLKQDRAHCILWIGFCQYHELKIQFECRAKKYAKELFGLLEDCSFIDGDERWVQIPSLVHFKKKKTVKDLSATIEDIFEVVTE from the coding sequence ATGAAGGTTAAAGTCAGTCAAATTATCATTCCCAAGATACAACGCCCTTATGCACAAGGAAGACTGGACGGAATATGTACTTATATTCGCAACACCTTATTGAATGAAATGTTTGAGAATTTTAAGACAGATGAGATATTTGACTTCAATTTCATCTATGGCATTGTTCGCCCATCTAATGACGAATATGTGATGGAACTACTGGATGGTCAGCAGCGAATGACCACCTTGTTCCTCGTTTATTGGTATATAACCAATTGTGAACTGACAGAAGACGAGGAGGAAAATAAGGTAATACGTGATGCACTGCATCGCTTTGTCTATGAAACACGTTCTACTTCAACGGTATTTTGCCATAAGCTTGCCTCCTATCGTATTGATTTGTCTGGCCAGACACCATCGAAAGTGATCAGACAAGCAAAATGGTATTTCAAGTCATTTGATAGAGATAGCACTATAACTGCTATGCTGACTATGCTCGATGCTATACATGAACGCTATATCAATCAAGACAATAAAGCTCTTTACACAAAATTGGCAAATATCCAGTTCTATGTGAAGTCTTTGGGCTTCTTCAATCTGTCTGAGGAGTTGTATATTAAGATGAATGCCCGTGGTTTACAACTAAGTCCATTTGAGAATTTTAAGGCTGACTTGACAAATTATATTGGCGGAATTGATTATCCACCATTCAAGGAACAGGTCCCTCTTTACTGTAAAGACAGTGAAGAGCAGGTTGAGTTCCATTTCAATTTCTCGGTCAAACTGGACGCTAAATGGATTGACATATTCTGGAGGAAAGGATTTGAGAACTTTGATGCTTCTTATATGAGCTTCTTCTCACGATTCTTTGCATGCAAATACATTATCTCTACAAAAGATATTGTCAATGACAGGGATATACGACAGGATTCCACATTGAGGAAGATTTATACAGATGCAGAGAGTCGAACCGAGGCTAACGAATATCTTGGATTCCAAGAATTTAAGTCGATTCTAACAAATCATCCAGAATATGTGTTGACATTAGATAAAGTGCTTGATACTTTCTATCAGTATGATTTCAAAGATTCCAAAAAGGCTATATACGAAATGCTGGTTCCTACATGGGAAAAGCCATCATTGGAAGGTGATGATTTCTATAGCAATATTAATACCAAGATGACCCACATTAAACTTATTACGTTTGGTGCTGTCATTGAGTTTATTGAAGCATTTAAGTCATTTGATACTGAAGCTTTCAAACAGTGGATGCGAATTGTATGGAATGTTGTCGAGAACACAAATATTGACAGCCTTACTCCTGTTTCATCATTAATTAGGAAATTCTCAGCTATTATTCACAGCATAGCCAAAAGATTGTCTGATGGAGATTCATTCTACTATGCCCTATCCCTGTGGAAAGAAGACAATACTGACGAGAGGGAAAATAGAGCTTTACTTGAAGAGGTGTTGAAAGCTTCCCGTATAGCAGAAAATGACGAATGGCTCCCTATCTTTGAAGATGCAGAAAAACACCCATACTTTAGAGGTATGGTAATGTTCTTCTATAAAGAAGGTATGTCTTTGTCAGATTACCAACATAGTTTGTCTCTTGCAAAAGATATGTTTGATGAATCTGGAATTTCACCAGCATATCGTCAAGACCATTTACTGATTCGTGCTATTGCAAGTCAGTTTGTTACATGGGATGACATAAGAAATCGCTTTATAACAGAACGAGCTGAAACCAATAAGTACTTAAAGAATATTTTAGCATCGAACAATAGTGTAAGGAAAATGCTAACAAATGTTCTGGAGAGTGATAATGTTGAAACCGTTAAGAAAGGACTTTCTGAATACATAGATAATGCTGAAAATTTTACATCCTGGCCTGGTACATCAGATGTGGAGATTGAGTACTGCAATATGGCTGTGAACAGGATTCGTCACGATATCAAACTATATGACTGGATTGCTACTGAAGAAGCAAGTGGAAAGGCTGTACTTAGAATATATTGGTATGAAGGTCATATCATGTTTGCAGTCCCAAGAAAGCAATATGCAAAAGTGGCACTTGATACAGAAAGAGCGAAAATAGCAAATACTATAGCTAATAATTATGGCTTTGATTATCACGATCTAAATCAACTCGATATGTACAAACAGTATGGTGATAGTTTCGGCAATGAAATCTGGCTCAAACAAGATAGAGCGCATTGTATATTATGGATAGGATTCTGTCAGTACCATGAACTGAAAATACAGTTTGAATGCAGAGCAAAGAAATACGCAAAAGAACTGTTTGGATTGTTGGAGGATTGCAGTTTCATTGATGGCGATGAAAGATGGGTACAGATTCCATCTTTGGTTCACTTTAAGAAAAAGAAGACAGTTAAAGATTTATCTGCGACAATAGAAGATATATTTGAAGTTGTCACGGAGTAG
- a CDS encoding AAA family ATPase, translated as MNTTDYENIWKASLIHVTDEFSLPPVVLQAGEAIIGTLGNFSVSTGKAKAKKTFNVSAIVAAALVNGQVLEYQASFPESKRTILYFDTEQSPYHCQLVMQRILKLAKLPIDKEPQNLKFSHLRAIADPNERREIIRYAIYSTPNVGLVVIDGIRDLMLDINNSTEATKLVGDLMQWTSEQNIHIQTVLHLNKGDDNARGHIGTELNNKAETVLQITKDNTMPERSIVAPSIIRSKPFEKFAFRLKEMEDEVCVPEIDQTYTDNDHKPHRFSYQELSDNEHRNALNQVFSSSEVLPYGELIVVLKEVYAEIVGQSYGQTKLKELLQFLLNKGIVVKEERGKYRLNHNSLQ; from the coding sequence ATGAACACGACAGATTATGAAAACATTTGGAAAGCATCGCTCATTCACGTTACGGACGAGTTCTCGCTTCCGCCTGTTGTGCTGCAAGCAGGTGAAGCCATTATTGGCACACTGGGTAATTTCAGTGTGTCAACAGGCAAGGCGAAAGCAAAAAAGACTTTCAATGTGAGTGCCATCGTTGCAGCAGCCCTTGTCAATGGACAGGTGCTGGAATATCAAGCATCATTTCCTGAAAGTAAACGCACGATACTTTACTTTGACACGGAACAAAGTCCTTACCATTGTCAACTTGTAATGCAACGCATTTTGAAATTGGCAAAACTGCCGATAGACAAGGAACCACAGAATTTGAAGTTCAGTCATCTTAGAGCCATTGCTGACCCTAATGAACGCAGAGAAATCATCCGTTATGCCATCTACAGCACACCCAATGTGGGTTTGGTGGTCATTGACGGCATCCGTGATTTGATGCTCGATATCAACAATTCAACCGAGGCAACCAAGTTAGTGGGTGACCTGATGCAATGGACGAGCGAGCAGAATATCCACATCCAAACCGTGCTTCACCTCAACAAGGGGGATGACAACGCACGAGGACATATTGGGACGGAACTCAACAACAAGGCTGAAACAGTTCTTCAAATCACAAAGGACAACACTATGCCTGAACGCAGTATTGTTGCACCTTCCATCATTCGTTCCAAACCTTTTGAAAAGTTTGCCTTTCGGCTCAAGGAAATGGAAGATGAGGTGTGCGTTCCTGAAATCGACCAGACCTACACAGACAATGATCACAAACCCCATCGCTTCTCCTATCAAGAGTTAAGCGATAATGAACATCGGAACGCTTTGAATCAAGTGTTCTCTTCAAGTGAAGTCTTGCCCTATGGTGAACTAATTGTAGTTCTTAAAGAGGTTTATGCGGAGATTGTGGGACAATCCTACGGACAAACAAAGCTCAAGGAGCTTTTGCAATTCTTGCTCAACAAAGGCATAGTGGTTAAGGAAGAACGAGGAAAATATCGGCTCAACCATAATTCTTTACAATAA
- a CDS encoding plasmid mobilization protein has translation MEQKNKGGRPTKTLSEKRKYQVLLRLNTMEYYTLLGKAREASIPRPEFLRQLITNAEVKSRIKPEEMQLIRTVSGMANNLNQIAHRLNAFGISALNEELNALKQLIHELMKRLKP, from the coding sequence ATGGAACAGAAGAATAAAGGTGGGCGACCCACCAAGACATTATCAGAGAAACGGAAATATCAAGTACTTCTTCGGCTTAATACAATGGAGTACTACACCTTGTTGGGAAAAGCACGTGAAGCCTCTATCCCTCGACCTGAGTTTTTACGGCAGCTCATTACAAATGCAGAAGTAAAGAGCCGAATCAAGCCAGAGGAAATGCAACTCATCCGTACAGTTTCTGGCATGGCAAACAATCTTAACCAGATTGCCCATCGACTCAATGCTTTCGGCATCTCTGCACTCAACGAAGAACTGAATGCGCTGAAACAACTTATTCATGA